From a single Chlamydia ibidis 10-1398/6 genomic region:
- a CDS encoding protoporphyrinogen oxidase translates to MKRAIIIGAGISGLATAWWLHKKFPNIEITILEKSTRVGGLMYTHLHDNFHLDLGPKGFLVKQEGKYTLKLIKDLSLEHLLIFSEATAKNRFVHCRGKTKKISPWTLCRQGLPLAIIKDLFASRYSEDSSVRDFLSRHSSQTLIDNILSPFVTAIRAGHSDILSAHMAFPELSRREAKYGSLIRSFLKEKPSKQQTPGYLATLKPYFGILIDTLARKIPATWRFDCPAKKILCSSSQVQVSSSSETFYADLAIYTGPGHLLPSLIDIPGLSQVVSKTHLWDLSCITLGWNKHIKLPFGYGMLFADEPPLLGIVFNSQVFPKQSPGQTTLSLLVEKRWHEQDAYAFSIATIGTFLGITQPPDVFSLFSPEEGLPQHRVGFLAQRNSVMKNLPKNLKILGQNFYGPGINRCTAAAYQMVASL, encoded by the coding sequence ATGAAACGAGCAATCATCATAGGAGCAGGAATTTCTGGATTAGCCACAGCATGGTGGCTACACAAAAAATTTCCGAATATTGAAATTACTATTTTGGAGAAATCGACGAGGGTCGGTGGTCTTATGTATACCCACCTTCACGATAATTTCCATCTTGATTTGGGTCCTAAAGGATTTTTAGTTAAACAAGAGGGGAAATATACTCTGAAATTAATCAAAGATTTATCTTTAGAGCATCTTCTTATATTTAGCGAGGCAACAGCGAAAAATCGTTTTGTACATTGCAGAGGAAAAACTAAAAAGATTTCTCCATGGACATTATGCCGTCAAGGCTTACCTCTAGCGATTATAAAAGACTTATTTGCTTCTCGCTATTCTGAAGACAGCTCAGTGAGAGATTTTCTATCCCGACACAGCTCGCAGACACTTATTGATAATATTCTCAGCCCATTCGTTACAGCAATTCGTGCTGGTCATAGTGATATTCTATCAGCACATATGGCATTTCCTGAACTTTCTAGAAGAGAAGCTAAATATGGTTCCTTAATCAGAAGTTTTTTAAAAGAAAAGCCAAGCAAACAACAAACCCCGGGATATTTAGCAACTCTCAAACCTTATTTTGGAATACTTATAGATACTTTAGCACGTAAGATACCCGCAACATGGAGATTTGATTGCCCAGCGAAAAAAATATTATGTTCTTCTTCACAAGTACAAGTGTCAAGCTCATCTGAAACTTTTTATGCCGACCTCGCAATATACACAGGGCCTGGGCATCTCTTGCCATCCCTAATAGATATACCAGGACTATCGCAAGTTGTTTCTAAAACACATTTATGGGATCTATCTTGCATAACTTTGGGATGGAATAAACATATAAAATTACCGTTTGGATATGGTATGCTATTTGCAGATGAGCCACCTTTATTAGGTATTGTCTTTAATTCTCAGGTATTTCCTAAACAATCACCAGGGCAAACCACTTTATCCTTACTAGTAGAAAAGCGTTGGCATGAACAAGATGCCTATGCTTTCTCTATAGCAACAATAGGGACATTCTTAGGAATTACACAACCACCTGATGTGTTCTCATTATTCTCTCCTGAAGAAGGCCTTCCTCAGCATCGTGTGGGATTTCTGGCACAACGAAACTCTGTTATGAAAAATCTACCTAAAAATTTGAAAATTTTAGGACAAAACTTTTATGGCCCAGGAATAAATAGATGCACGGCAGCAGCATACCAAATGGTTGCTAGTCTCTAG
- the hemE gene encoding uroporphyrinogen decarboxylase: MSTFYDVIKPKTTRPRPPIWFLRQVGRYMPQYQELRGSQSLKAFFHNTDGITEATLLGPTLLNVDAAILFADILSILDGFNISYDFSPGPRINFSPNSPLHFTENPKETFAYLLEAIANITKRSPVPLIAFAASPFTLISYLLDGGASKDSSTTMAFIYQYPDKFEELCKVIIEATTVYLKEQVFAGASAIQLFESSSLRLPSALFSHYVTRPNTKLIRRLKEETLAPISLFCRCYKEDFFDLFSTGADTLHPDYHTDLKSVYRALENPGSLQGNIDPALFLLPQDKFLNELEKFIAPLKHKPLYILNSGHGILPQTPLENVQAAVLCLTSILTF, encoded by the coding sequence ATGTCAACATTTTATGACGTGATAAAACCTAAAACGACACGTCCGCGTCCTCCCATTTGGTTTTTACGCCAAGTGGGAAGATACATGCCTCAATATCAAGAATTAAGAGGATCTCAATCTCTCAAAGCGTTCTTTCACAATACCGACGGAATTACCGAAGCTACTTTGTTAGGTCCCACACTGCTTAATGTAGATGCAGCTATTCTTTTTGCTGATATTTTGTCAATTCTTGATGGCTTCAATATTTCTTATGATTTTTCTCCTGGACCACGAATTAACTTTTCACCAAATAGTCCCTTACATTTCACGGAAAATCCTAAAGAAACCTTCGCCTATCTTCTCGAAGCCATTGCAAATATTACTAAAAGAAGTCCTGTCCCTCTCATAGCTTTTGCAGCATCACCTTTTACTCTGATCAGCTACTTACTGGATGGGGGAGCATCGAAAGACTCATCTACAACCATGGCTTTCATTTATCAATATCCGGATAAGTTTGAAGAACTTTGCAAAGTAATTATTGAAGCAACTACCGTTTACCTTAAAGAGCAAGTATTTGCCGGAGCCTCAGCTATTCAACTTTTTGAATCTTCCAGCTTACGTTTGCCTTCTGCTTTGTTTTCACATTATGTTACAAGACCCAATACAAAACTTATTCGTCGATTAAAGGAAGAAACCCTCGCTCCCATTAGTTTGTTCTGCCGATGTTATAAGGAAGACTTTTTTGATTTATTTTCAACGGGGGCTGATACTTTACATCCGGACTATCACACTGATCTTAAGAGTGTATATAGAGCATTAGAAAATCCAGGTTCTTTACAAGGCAACATTGATCCTGCCTTATTTTTACTTCCTCAGGACAAGTTTTTAAATGAACTTGAAAAATTTATTGCTCCTTTAAAACATAAACCTCTCTATATTCTAAACTCAGGGCATGGAATTTTACCCCAAACTCCTTTAGAAAATGTTCAAGCGGCAGTATTATGTTTAACCTCAATTTTAACTTTTTAG
- the hemN gene encoding oxygen-independent coproporphyrinogen III oxidase gives MFNLNFNFLEGLHQPAPRYTSYPTALDWETSDSAPGYLALMRLKDLTTPLSLYFHIPFCQSMCLYCGCSVVLNRREDIVAHYIDTLIQEMELVVAIIGEKRKIARIHFGGGTPSRLSRTLFEKLFHHIHRLFDLSDAEEIAIEFDPRSLRNDAGKADFLKSLGFNRVSLGIQDTQYAVQEAVKRRQTHEESLQAYTLFRELGFKSINIDLIYGLPKQTKKTFAQTIADILAMRPDRLALFSFASVPWIKPHQKAIKASDMPSMEEKFAIYSYSRHTLTKSGYYAIGLDHFSLPHDPMSIAFKNKTLIRNFQGYSLPPEEDLIGFGMSATSFIRGIYLQNDKQLATYQQTISSGSLATIKSKILSEDDRIRKWVIHKLMCTFHVSKEEFAITFGYKFDDYFADSYDRLSGMEQTGLLHNSSSSIVVTSLGELFVRVIATAFDQYFLKTVSSNSRFSQSI, from the coding sequence ATGTTTAACCTCAATTTTAACTTTTTAGAGGGACTGCATCAACCAGCTCCGAGATATACTAGCTATCCAACAGCTTTGGATTGGGAAACTTCTGACTCTGCTCCTGGATACCTCGCTCTTATGCGATTGAAAGACCTGACGACTCCTTTATCTCTCTATTTTCATATTCCCTTTTGTCAATCTATGTGCCTATACTGTGGGTGCTCTGTAGTCCTTAATAGGAGAGAAGACATCGTAGCACACTATATTGATACTCTAATTCAAGAGATGGAGTTAGTAGTTGCAATAATAGGTGAAAAAAGAAAAATAGCACGGATTCATTTTGGAGGTGGCACCCCTAGTAGATTGTCTCGAACACTGTTTGAAAAACTCTTCCATCATATTCATAGATTATTTGATCTCTCTGATGCTGAAGAAATTGCAATAGAATTTGACCCTCGTTCCTTAAGGAACGATGCTGGGAAAGCTGACTTCTTAAAATCTTTAGGTTTTAATAGGGTAAGTTTAGGAATACAAGATACACAATATGCAGTTCAGGAAGCAGTAAAGAGGCGCCAAACTCACGAAGAATCTTTACAGGCGTATACCCTGTTTCGTGAACTGGGCTTTAAAAGCATCAATATTGATCTTATCTACGGTCTTCCCAAGCAAACTAAAAAGACGTTTGCGCAGACAATTGCTGATATTCTTGCTATGCGTCCCGATAGATTAGCTCTGTTTTCATTTGCCTCAGTACCTTGGATCAAACCTCATCAAAAAGCTATCAAAGCTTCTGATATGCCTTCCATGGAAGAAAAATTCGCCATCTACTCCTATTCACGTCATACACTTACAAAATCAGGATATTATGCTATAGGTCTAGATCATTTTTCCCTACCCCACGATCCTATGAGCATTGCATTTAAAAACAAAACATTGATTCGTAATTTTCAAGGGTATTCTTTACCTCCGGAAGAAGATCTTATTGGTTTTGGTATGAGTGCGACTAGCTTTATACGTGGAATATATTTACAGAATGATAAACAACTAGCTACTTATCAACAAACCATCTCCTCTGGTTCGTTGGCAACTATTAAAAGTAAAATTTTGTCAGAAGATGATCGAATAAGAAAATGGGTTATCCACAAACTCATGTGTACTTTTCACGTTTCTAAAGAAGAATTTGCCATAACTTTTGGTTATAAATTTGATGATTACTTTGCTGATAGTTACGACAGACTCTCCGGCATGGAGCAAACAGGCTTACTCCATAACAGTTCGTCATCAATTGTAGTAACCTCTCTAGGCGAGCTTTTTGTGCGCGTAATTGCTACAGCATTTGATCAGTACTTCCTAAAAACAGTTTCATCTAATTCTCGGTTTTCTCAATCAATATGA
- the mfd gene encoding transcription-repair coupling factor yields the protein MDFDPVSLNFKFPIEVTDCALPFLIETIRSGARAFLAAKIFHDHQRSVVMITSPARIDDLVEDITTFLRSSPLEFPSSEIDLSQNLVNVDAVGKRDKVLYDLQSYSSQPIFCVTTLKALLEKTRSPKATVQQHLELSVGDTLDTETMISLCKDLGYRHEVLAIEKGDFAYRGGIVDIFPLSSQEPYRIEFWGEEIVSIRSFNPSDQLSTGKVKKITVSPTLQNTSEHNFSHSLLDYFEQPPILIFDNLSELEDIFSQVSGTLSALPHRFFSIQDLLSRALHSATLFFEDKLYPNTIQKPSSIVDIEAFNQVIQCSRLSIPFVYPNSDISEDDNPLVSFLHRLQEYNRCESPINLALYSTQNKALQEARTLVSTLSSESYEISENIGNLSSSFALIEYGFSAISLGEFADTKILRRQKQRNYFSITTEEVFVPIPGETVVHLHNGIGKFLGIEKKPNHLNIETDYLVIEYADKARLYVPSDQAYLISRYVGSSDKAPDLHNLNGSKWKRSRDLAEKSLVLYAEKLLQLEAQRSTTSAFIYPPHGPEVIKFADNFPYDETPDQLKVIDQIYSDMMSDKLMDRLICGDAGFGKTEVIMRAAVKAVCDGHKQVIVMVPTTILANQHFETFKQRMAGLPINIATLSRFSQGKTMKKLFEDIAAGNIDILIGTHKVINKNLNFKNPGLLIIDEEQRFGVKVKDFLKERYPTIDCLTVSATPIPRTLYMSLSGARDLSLITMPPLDRLPVSTFVVEHNEETLSGALRHELLRGGQAYVIHNRIESIYRLADNIRQLIPEARIAVAHGQMSSTELASIFDKFKNQTVNILVATALIENGIDIPNANTILIDQADKFGMADLYQMKGRVGRWNKKAYCYFLVSHLDRLSAQAAKRLAALNKQEYGGGMKIALHDLEIRGAGNILGTDQSGHITAIGFNLYCKLLKKTVAALKNNSLPSLFHDDVKIEFPYNSRIPDDYIDQASMRIEFYQKIGSAETTDHLLAIQDEMRDRFGALPEEVLWLFSIAQIRLFALQHNVSSIKGTANALYIQQCHGKAEQIKKTLPYSLSPTPELLITEVLESIRKAFPLNISK from the coding sequence ATGGATTTTGACCCAGTTAGTTTAAATTTTAAATTCCCTATCGAAGTAACAGATTGTGCTCTGCCTTTCCTTATAGAGACAATCCGTTCGGGAGCTCGAGCATTTTTAGCTGCAAAAATTTTTCATGATCATCAGCGTTCAGTCGTGATGATCACCTCACCAGCTAGAATAGATGACCTTGTAGAGGACATTACGACATTCCTGAGATCATCTCCTTTAGAGTTCCCGTCATCTGAGATTGATCTTTCCCAGAATCTCGTTAATGTTGACGCTGTAGGGAAACGTGATAAGGTGCTTTATGATCTACAAAGTTATAGTTCTCAGCCGATATTCTGTGTGACCACATTAAAAGCATTACTAGAGAAAACTCGTTCTCCTAAAGCGACTGTTCAACAACATCTTGAACTTTCTGTGGGAGATACTCTTGACACAGAGACAATGATTTCTTTATGCAAAGATCTAGGATACCGTCATGAAGTATTAGCTATCGAAAAAGGAGATTTTGCTTATCGCGGAGGGATTGTAGATATTTTCCCCTTATCCTCTCAAGAACCATACCGTATAGAATTTTGGGGAGAGGAAATCGTATCCATTCGTTCATTTAATCCCTCCGACCAGCTATCAACAGGAAAGGTGAAAAAAATTACTGTTTCACCGACTTTACAAAACACTTCCGAACATAATTTTTCACATAGTTTATTAGACTACTTTGAACAACCTCCGATACTTATTTTCGATAATTTATCAGAATTGGAAGACATTTTTTCCCAAGTTTCTGGGACCCTGTCAGCTCTACCTCATCGCTTTTTCTCCATACAAGACCTATTGTCTCGAGCTTTGCACTCAGCAACCCTGTTCTTCGAAGACAAACTCTATCCAAACACAATACAAAAACCATCTTCAATAGTAGATATCGAGGCATTTAACCAGGTCATTCAGTGCTCTCGTCTATCTATTCCTTTTGTGTACCCCAATTCCGATATTAGTGAAGATGACAACCCGCTAGTTAGCTTTTTACACCGCTTACAAGAGTATAATCGATGCGAGTCGCCTATCAATCTAGCTCTGTACAGCACACAAAATAAAGCTCTACAAGAAGCTAGAACTCTAGTCAGCACCCTATCAAGCGAATCCTATGAAATCTCTGAAAATATAGGGAACTTATCTTCTAGCTTCGCTCTAATTGAATATGGGTTTTCTGCAATCTCTTTGGGAGAATTTGCTGATACTAAAATCTTACGTAGACAAAAACAGAGAAACTATTTTTCTATTACCACAGAAGAGGTTTTCGTCCCAATACCTGGGGAAACCGTTGTCCATTTACACAATGGAATAGGGAAATTTCTTGGCATAGAAAAAAAACCAAATCATCTTAACATCGAAACAGATTACTTAGTTATTGAGTATGCAGACAAAGCACGTTTGTACGTACCTTCCGATCAAGCGTACTTAATTTCTCGATATGTCGGCTCCTCTGATAAGGCTCCCGATTTACACAACTTAAATGGCTCTAAATGGAAACGTTCTAGAGATCTAGCTGAGAAATCGCTCGTCCTTTATGCCGAAAAACTCCTACAACTAGAGGCTCAGCGCTCTACCACATCTGCCTTCATTTATCCACCTCATGGCCCAGAAGTTATCAAATTTGCAGATAATTTCCCTTATGACGAAACTCCTGATCAACTTAAAGTAATCGACCAAATCTATTCCGATATGATGTCGGATAAACTGATGGATCGCTTAATTTGCGGAGATGCAGGGTTTGGGAAAACCGAGGTCATCATGCGTGCAGCAGTTAAAGCTGTATGCGACGGGCATAAACAAGTTATTGTGATGGTACCTACCACAATATTGGCGAATCAGCATTTTGAAACATTCAAACAAAGGATGGCCGGGTTACCTATCAATATCGCTACCCTCTCGAGATTTTCTCAAGGGAAAACAATGAAAAAACTATTCGAAGATATTGCTGCAGGTAATATCGACATTCTGATAGGCACACATAAAGTTATTAATAAAAACCTAAATTTTAAAAACCCAGGACTACTAATCATCGACGAAGAACAACGATTCGGAGTCAAAGTAAAAGATTTCCTTAAAGAGCGCTATCCGACAATTGACTGTCTTACTGTATCGGCAACGCCTATACCTAGAACTCTTTATATGTCCTTATCGGGAGCCCGTGATTTATCTCTTATTACTATGCCTCCCCTGGACCGGTTACCAGTAAGCACATTTGTCGTTGAACATAACGAAGAAACACTTTCAGGTGCATTACGACATGAATTACTCAGAGGCGGACAGGCATATGTTATCCATAACCGCATAGAAAGCATATACCGGCTTGCTGATAATATTCGTCAATTAATCCCCGAAGCACGTATTGCTGTTGCTCATGGACAGATGAGCTCTACAGAACTGGCATCCATTTTTGATAAATTCAAAAATCAGACAGTTAATATCCTGGTCGCAACAGCGCTGATAGAAAACGGTATTGATATTCCCAATGCAAATACCATTTTGATAGATCAAGCCGATAAATTTGGTATGGCAGATCTTTATCAAATGAAAGGTCGAGTAGGTAGATGGAATAAGAAAGCTTACTGTTATTTCTTAGTCTCTCATCTTGATCGCCTATCAGCACAAGCTGCAAAACGCTTAGCAGCCCTAAATAAACAAGAATATGGAGGTGGGATGAAAATAGCCCTCCATGATTTAGAAATCCGAGGTGCAGGCAATATCTTAGGTACTGACCAATCAGGACATATTACTGCTATTGGTTTTAATTTATATTGCAAGTTACTAAAAAAAACAGTGGCTGCATTAAAAAATAATTCTTTGCCATCACTATTCCATGATGATGTAAAAATCGAATTTCCCTACAATTCCCGTATTCCTGACGATTATATTGATCAAGCGTCTATGCGCATCGAATTCTATCAAAAAATAGGAAGCGCAGAGACTACGGATCATCTCCTGGCAATACAAGATGAGATGCGTGATCGTTTCGGGGCTCTCCCAGAGGAAGTGTTGTGGTTATTCAGCATAGCTCAAATACGTCTGTTTGCTCTACAACATAATGTCTCTAGCATTAAGGGCACGGCAAACGCACTGTACATACAGCAATGCCATGGCAAAGCTGAGCAAATAAAGAAAACGCTTCCATATTCTCTATCTCCGACGCCTGAATTACTAATCACGGAAGTTTTAGAATCCATAAGGAAAGCTTTTCCGCTGAATATCTCTAAATAA